A genomic segment from Ciconia boyciana chromosome 5, ASM3463844v1, whole genome shotgun sequence encodes:
- the RTKN gene encoding rhotekin isoform X6 — protein MEIRRGRCRLSLLADSAQDTEIQRKMERELRLREGACKLLAACSRREQALEAAKSLLVCNSRVLAYMAELQRRKEAQVLRRTARRPSDAGPADERLPCRGTVCVSDLRIPLMWKDTEYFRNKGELHRCAVFCLLQLGAEIHDTPMVLVDRTLTDICFESAVLFSEAGPDFELKVELYSAGLAGGAAQGSTPRKLATRLSTSLGRSAGKRVRAAMDGGPGSPPGNGGTGPLLLPAPSVPGPKFHLLAHAVLSLAEVQDGFRTHDLAIASNEESSFWLPLYGSMCCRLAAQPRCMAAPATSGFLRLQQPGAEARSGARLYCVLRGTDLLCYHDPGEAEAGLEPALTIAVNKETRIRAAEREGHGQPHGMAVTNRYGGEEVTHTLLAESRAEAQRWMEAFWQHFYDMSQWKQCCDELMRIEVPPPRRPPAMLPRQGSLYHEMAIDPADDIEAVTDILTRRAGGQAPGTPPWLSLFEGPPPRAPRSGRTGSPSPPPHRAWGRPRTLSLDAKLSTLKGRGARRAAPPRPSPPGSSSSSSGSSSPDTEHGPPAPHGPLQSRV, from the exons ATGGAGATCCGCCGCGGCCGCTGCCGGCTCAGCCTCCTGGCCGACTCCGCGCAG GACACGGAGATCCAGCGGAAGATGGAGCGGGAGCTGCGGCTGCGGGAGGGGGCCTGCAAGCTGCTGGCCGCGTGCAGCCGGCGGGAGCAGGCGCTCGAGGCCGCCAAGAGCCTCCTGGTCTGCAACAGCCGCGTCCTGGCCTACATGGCCGAGCTGCAGCGCAGGAAGGAGGCGCAGGTGCTGCGGCGGACGGCCAGGCG cccctcggATGCCGGACCCGCGGACGAGCGCTTGCCCTGCCGGGGCACCGTCTGCGTCTCAG ACCTGCGCATCCCGCTGATGTGGAAGGACACGGAGTACTTCAGGAACAAGGGAG AGCTGCACCGCTGCGCCgtcttctgcctgctgcagctcgGGGCGGAGATCCACGACACCCCCATGGTGCTGGTGGACCGGACCCTCACCGACATCTGCTTCGAGAGCGCCGTCCTCTT ctCCGAGGCCGGGCCCGACTTCGAGCTGAAGGTGGAGCTGTAcagcgcggggctggcggggggcgCGGCGCAGGGCAGCACCCCCAGGAAGCTGGCCACCCGCCTCAGCACCTCCCTGGGACGCTCCGCCGGCAAGCGGGTGCGCGCCGCCATGGACGggggccccggcagccccccgggtAACGGGGGCACCGGCCCCCTCCTGCTGCCGGCCCCCAGCGTGCC GGGCCCCAAGTTCCACCTGCTGGCGCACGCCGTCCTCTCCCTGGCCGAGGTGCAGGACGGCTTCCGCACCCACGACCTCGCCATCGCCAGCAACG AGGAGAGCTCCTTCTGGCTGCCCCTCTACGGCAGCATGTGCTGCCGGCTggctgcccagccccgctgcaTGGCCGCCCCGGCGACGAGCGGCTTCCTCCGGCTGCAG CAGCCGGGGGCCGAggcgcggagcggggcccgTCTGTACTGCGTCCTGCGCGGCACCGACCTCCTCTGCTACCACGACCCCGGCGAGGCTGAAGCCGGGCTGGAGCCGGCCCTCACCATCGCCGTCAACAAG gagaccCGCATCCGGGCAGCGGAGCGGGAGGGGCACGGGCAGCCCCACGGCATGGCCGTCACCAACCGCTACGGCGGCGAGGAGGTGACCCACACGCTGCTGGCCGAGAGCCGGGCTGAGGCGCAGCGATGGATGGAGGCGTTCTGGCAGCACTTCTACGACATGA GCCAGTGGAAGCAGTGCTGTGACGAGCTGATGAGGATCGAggtgccgccgccgcgccggccgccCGCCATGCTGCCCCGGCAAGGCTCGCTCTACCACGAGATGG CTATTGATCCGGCCGATGACATCGAGGCGGTAACGGACATCCTGacgcggcgggcggggggccaggcgccggggacccccccgtgGCTCTCCCTCTTCGAgggtccccccccccgcgccccccgctCCGGCCGGacgggcagccccagcccccccccccaccgcgCCTGGGGCCGCCCCCGCACCCTCTCCCTCGACGCCAAGCTCAGCACCCTGAAGgggcggggggcccggcgggcagcccccccgcgcccctcgccccccggctccagctcctccagcagcggcagcagcagcccggACACGGAGCAcggcccccccgcgccccacgGCCCCCTCCAGTCCCGGGTCTGA
- the RTKN gene encoding rhotekin isoform X5, with translation MEVAGRGQRLQMQEKLRILEDLNMLYIRQIAISLQDTEIQRKMERELRLREGACKLLAACSRREQALEAAKSLLVCNSRVLAYMAELQRRKEAQVLRRTARRPSDAGPADERLPCRGTVCVSDLRIPLMWKDTEYFRNKGELHRCAVFCLLQLGAEIHDTPMVLVDRTLTDICFESAVLFSEAGPDFELKVELYSAGLAGGAAQGSTPRKLATRLSTSLGRSAGKRVRAAMDGGPGSPPGNGGTGPLLLPAPSVPGPKFHLLAHAVLSLAEVQDGFRTHDLAIASNEESSFWLPLYGSMCCRLAAQPRCMAAPATSGFLRLQQPGAEARSGARLYCVLRGTDLLCYHDPGEAEAGLEPALTIAVNKETRIRAAEREGHGQPHGMAVTNRYGGEEVTHTLLAESRAEAQRWMEAFWQHFYDMSQWKQCCDELMRIEVPPPRRPPAMLPRQGSLYHEMAIDPADDIEAVTDILTRRAGGQAPGTPPWLSLFEGPPPRAPRSGRTGSPSPPPHRAWGRPRTLSLDAKLSTLKGRGARRAAPPRPSPPGSSSSSSGSSSPDTEHGPPAPHGPLQSRV, from the exons ATGGaggtggcggggagggggcaaCGCCTTCAGATGCAGGAGAAGCTGCGGATCCTGGAAGACCTCAACATGCTCTACATCCGGCAGATCGCCATCAGCCTCCAG GACACGGAGATCCAGCGGAAGATGGAGCGGGAGCTGCGGCTGCGGGAGGGGGCCTGCAAGCTGCTGGCCGCGTGCAGCCGGCGGGAGCAGGCGCTCGAGGCCGCCAAGAGCCTCCTGGTCTGCAACAGCCGCGTCCTGGCCTACATGGCCGAGCTGCAGCGCAGGAAGGAGGCGCAGGTGCTGCGGCGGACGGCCAGGCG cccctcggATGCCGGACCCGCGGACGAGCGCTTGCCCTGCCGGGGCACCGTCTGCGTCTCAG ACCTGCGCATCCCGCTGATGTGGAAGGACACGGAGTACTTCAGGAACAAGGGAG AGCTGCACCGCTGCGCCgtcttctgcctgctgcagctcgGGGCGGAGATCCACGACACCCCCATGGTGCTGGTGGACCGGACCCTCACCGACATCTGCTTCGAGAGCGCCGTCCTCTT ctCCGAGGCCGGGCCCGACTTCGAGCTGAAGGTGGAGCTGTAcagcgcggggctggcggggggcgCGGCGCAGGGCAGCACCCCCAGGAAGCTGGCCACCCGCCTCAGCACCTCCCTGGGACGCTCCGCCGGCAAGCGGGTGCGCGCCGCCATGGACGggggccccggcagccccccgggtAACGGGGGCACCGGCCCCCTCCTGCTGCCGGCCCCCAGCGTGCC GGGCCCCAAGTTCCACCTGCTGGCGCACGCCGTCCTCTCCCTGGCCGAGGTGCAGGACGGCTTCCGCACCCACGACCTCGCCATCGCCAGCAACG AGGAGAGCTCCTTCTGGCTGCCCCTCTACGGCAGCATGTGCTGCCGGCTggctgcccagccccgctgcaTGGCCGCCCCGGCGACGAGCGGCTTCCTCCGGCTGCAG CAGCCGGGGGCCGAggcgcggagcggggcccgTCTGTACTGCGTCCTGCGCGGCACCGACCTCCTCTGCTACCACGACCCCGGCGAGGCTGAAGCCGGGCTGGAGCCGGCCCTCACCATCGCCGTCAACAAG gagaccCGCATCCGGGCAGCGGAGCGGGAGGGGCACGGGCAGCCCCACGGCATGGCCGTCACCAACCGCTACGGCGGCGAGGAGGTGACCCACACGCTGCTGGCCGAGAGCCGGGCTGAGGCGCAGCGATGGATGGAGGCGTTCTGGCAGCACTTCTACGACATGA GCCAGTGGAAGCAGTGCTGTGACGAGCTGATGAGGATCGAggtgccgccgccgcgccggccgccCGCCATGCTGCCCCGGCAAGGCTCGCTCTACCACGAGATGG CTATTGATCCGGCCGATGACATCGAGGCGGTAACGGACATCCTGacgcggcgggcggggggccaggcgccggggacccccccgtgGCTCTCCCTCTTCGAgggtccccccccccgcgccccccgctCCGGCCGGacgggcagccccagcccccccccccaccgcgCCTGGGGCCGCCCCCGCACCCTCTCCCTCGACGCCAAGCTCAGCACCCTGAAGgggcggggggcccggcgggcagcccccccgcgcccctcgccccccggctccagctcctccagcagcggcagcagcagcccggACACGGAGCAcggcccccccgcgccccacgGCCCCCTCCAGTCCCGGGTCTGA
- the RTKN gene encoding rhotekin isoform X4 yields MFCRNQRSRVTVARGSALEMEIRRGRCRLSLLADSAQDTEIQRKMERELRLREGACKLLAACSRREQALEAAKSLLVCNSRVLAYMAELQRRKEAQVLRRTARRPSDAGPADERLPCRGTVCVSDLRIPLMWKDTEYFRNKGELHRCAVFCLLQLGAEIHDTPMVLVDRTLTDICFESAVLFSEAGPDFELKVELYSAGLAGGAAQGSTPRKLATRLSTSLGRSAGKRVRAAMDGGPGSPPGNGGTGPLLLPAPSVPGPKFHLLAHAVLSLAEVQDGFRTHDLAIASNEESSFWLPLYGSMCCRLAAQPRCMAAPATSGFLRLQQPGAEARSGARLYCVLRGTDLLCYHDPGEAEAGLEPALTIAVNKETRIRAAEREGHGQPHGMAVTNRYGGEEVTHTLLAESRAEAQRWMEAFWQHFYDMSQWKQCCDELMRIEVPPPRRPPAMLPRQGSLYHEMALPGPAVPPSACEGLLLQDNAVSAEIRALLSSYYSDR; encoded by the exons ATGTTCTGTCGCAACCAGCGGAGCCGGGTGACCGTGGCCCGTGGCTCGGCGCTGGAGATGGAGATCCGCCGCGGCCGCTGCCGGCTCAGCCTCCTGGCCGACTCCGCGCAG GACACGGAGATCCAGCGGAAGATGGAGCGGGAGCTGCGGCTGCGGGAGGGGGCCTGCAAGCTGCTGGCCGCGTGCAGCCGGCGGGAGCAGGCGCTCGAGGCCGCCAAGAGCCTCCTGGTCTGCAACAGCCGCGTCCTGGCCTACATGGCCGAGCTGCAGCGCAGGAAGGAGGCGCAGGTGCTGCGGCGGACGGCCAGGCG cccctcggATGCCGGACCCGCGGACGAGCGCTTGCCCTGCCGGGGCACCGTCTGCGTCTCAG ACCTGCGCATCCCGCTGATGTGGAAGGACACGGAGTACTTCAGGAACAAGGGAG AGCTGCACCGCTGCGCCgtcttctgcctgctgcagctcgGGGCGGAGATCCACGACACCCCCATGGTGCTGGTGGACCGGACCCTCACCGACATCTGCTTCGAGAGCGCCGTCCTCTT ctCCGAGGCCGGGCCCGACTTCGAGCTGAAGGTGGAGCTGTAcagcgcggggctggcggggggcgCGGCGCAGGGCAGCACCCCCAGGAAGCTGGCCACCCGCCTCAGCACCTCCCTGGGACGCTCCGCCGGCAAGCGGGTGCGCGCCGCCATGGACGggggccccggcagccccccgggtAACGGGGGCACCGGCCCCCTCCTGCTGCCGGCCCCCAGCGTGCC GGGCCCCAAGTTCCACCTGCTGGCGCACGCCGTCCTCTCCCTGGCCGAGGTGCAGGACGGCTTCCGCACCCACGACCTCGCCATCGCCAGCAACG AGGAGAGCTCCTTCTGGCTGCCCCTCTACGGCAGCATGTGCTGCCGGCTggctgcccagccccgctgcaTGGCCGCCCCGGCGACGAGCGGCTTCCTCCGGCTGCAG CAGCCGGGGGCCGAggcgcggagcggggcccgTCTGTACTGCGTCCTGCGCGGCACCGACCTCCTCTGCTACCACGACCCCGGCGAGGCTGAAGCCGGGCTGGAGCCGGCCCTCACCATCGCCGTCAACAAG gagaccCGCATCCGGGCAGCGGAGCGGGAGGGGCACGGGCAGCCCCACGGCATGGCCGTCACCAACCGCTACGGCGGCGAGGAGGTGACCCACACGCTGCTGGCCGAGAGCCGGGCTGAGGCGCAGCGATGGATGGAGGCGTTCTGGCAGCACTTCTACGACATGA GCCAGTGGAAGCAGTGCTGTGACGAGCTGATGAGGATCGAggtgccgccgccgcgccggccgccCGCCATGCTGCCCCGGCAAGGCTCGCTCTACCACGAGATGG ccctgcctggcccagCCGTGCCCCCCTCCGCCTGCGAagggctcctgctgcaggatAACGCCGTCTCGGCGGAGATCcgggctctgctctcctcctaTTACAGCGACAGGTGA
- the RTKN gene encoding rhotekin isoform X1: protein MFCRNQRSRVTVARGSALEMEIRRGRCRLSLLADSAQDTEIQRKMERELRLREGACKLLAACSRREQALEAAKSLLVCNSRVLAYMAELQRRKEAQVLRRTARRPSDAGPADERLPCRGTVCVSDLRIPLMWKDTEYFRNKGELHRCAVFCLLQLGAEIHDTPMVLVDRTLTDICFESAVLFSEAGPDFELKVELYSAGLAGGAAQGSTPRKLATRLSTSLGRSAGKRVRAAMDGGPGSPPGNGGTGPLLLPAPSVPGPKFHLLAHAVLSLAEVQDGFRTHDLAIASNEESSFWLPLYGSMCCRLAAQPRCMAAPATSGFLRLQQPGAEARSGARLYCVLRGTDLLCYHDPGEAEAGLEPALTIAVNKETRIRAAEREGHGQPHGMAVTNRYGGEEVTHTLLAESRAEAQRWMEAFWQHFYDMSQWKQCCDELMRIEVPPPRRPPAMLPRQGSLYHEMAIDPADDIEAVTDILTRRAGGQAPGTPPWLSLFEGPPPRAPRSGRTGSPSPPPHRAWGRPRTLSLDAKLSTLKGRGARRAAPPRPSPPGSSSSSSGSSSPDTEHGPPAPHGPLQSRV from the exons ATGTTCTGTCGCAACCAGCGGAGCCGGGTGACCGTGGCCCGTGGCTCGGCGCTGGAGATGGAGATCCGCCGCGGCCGCTGCCGGCTCAGCCTCCTGGCCGACTCCGCGCAG GACACGGAGATCCAGCGGAAGATGGAGCGGGAGCTGCGGCTGCGGGAGGGGGCCTGCAAGCTGCTGGCCGCGTGCAGCCGGCGGGAGCAGGCGCTCGAGGCCGCCAAGAGCCTCCTGGTCTGCAACAGCCGCGTCCTGGCCTACATGGCCGAGCTGCAGCGCAGGAAGGAGGCGCAGGTGCTGCGGCGGACGGCCAGGCG cccctcggATGCCGGACCCGCGGACGAGCGCTTGCCCTGCCGGGGCACCGTCTGCGTCTCAG ACCTGCGCATCCCGCTGATGTGGAAGGACACGGAGTACTTCAGGAACAAGGGAG AGCTGCACCGCTGCGCCgtcttctgcctgctgcagctcgGGGCGGAGATCCACGACACCCCCATGGTGCTGGTGGACCGGACCCTCACCGACATCTGCTTCGAGAGCGCCGTCCTCTT ctCCGAGGCCGGGCCCGACTTCGAGCTGAAGGTGGAGCTGTAcagcgcggggctggcggggggcgCGGCGCAGGGCAGCACCCCCAGGAAGCTGGCCACCCGCCTCAGCACCTCCCTGGGACGCTCCGCCGGCAAGCGGGTGCGCGCCGCCATGGACGggggccccggcagccccccgggtAACGGGGGCACCGGCCCCCTCCTGCTGCCGGCCCCCAGCGTGCC GGGCCCCAAGTTCCACCTGCTGGCGCACGCCGTCCTCTCCCTGGCCGAGGTGCAGGACGGCTTCCGCACCCACGACCTCGCCATCGCCAGCAACG AGGAGAGCTCCTTCTGGCTGCCCCTCTACGGCAGCATGTGCTGCCGGCTggctgcccagccccgctgcaTGGCCGCCCCGGCGACGAGCGGCTTCCTCCGGCTGCAG CAGCCGGGGGCCGAggcgcggagcggggcccgTCTGTACTGCGTCCTGCGCGGCACCGACCTCCTCTGCTACCACGACCCCGGCGAGGCTGAAGCCGGGCTGGAGCCGGCCCTCACCATCGCCGTCAACAAG gagaccCGCATCCGGGCAGCGGAGCGGGAGGGGCACGGGCAGCCCCACGGCATGGCCGTCACCAACCGCTACGGCGGCGAGGAGGTGACCCACACGCTGCTGGCCGAGAGCCGGGCTGAGGCGCAGCGATGGATGGAGGCGTTCTGGCAGCACTTCTACGACATGA GCCAGTGGAAGCAGTGCTGTGACGAGCTGATGAGGATCGAggtgccgccgccgcgccggccgccCGCCATGCTGCCCCGGCAAGGCTCGCTCTACCACGAGATGG CTATTGATCCGGCCGATGACATCGAGGCGGTAACGGACATCCTGacgcggcgggcggggggccaggcgccggggacccccccgtgGCTCTCCCTCTTCGAgggtccccccccccgcgccccccgctCCGGCCGGacgggcagccccagcccccccccccaccgcgCCTGGGGCCGCCCCCGCACCCTCTCCCTCGACGCCAAGCTCAGCACCCTGAAGgggcggggggcccggcgggcagcccccccgcgcccctcgccccccggctccagctcctccagcagcggcagcagcagcccggACACGGAGCAcggcccccccgcgccccacgGCCCCCTCCAGTCCCGGGTCTGA
- the RTKN gene encoding rhotekin isoform X2, with amino-acid sequence MFCRNQRSRVTVARGSALEMEIRRGRCRLSLLADSAQDTEIQRKMERELRLREGACKLLAACSRREQALEAAKSLLVCNSRVLAYMAELQRRKEAQVLRRTARRPSDAGPADERLPCRGTVCVSDLRIPLMWKDTEYFRNKGELHRCAVFCLLQLGAEIHDTPMVLVDRTLTDICFESAVLFSEAGPDFELKVELYSAGLAGGAAQGSTPRKLATRLSTSLGRSAGKRVRAAMDGGPGSPPGNGGTGPLLLPAPSVPGPKFHLLAHAVLSLAEVQDGFRTHDLAIASNEESSFWLPLYGSMCCRLAAQPRCMAAPATSGFLRLQPGAEARSGARLYCVLRGTDLLCYHDPGEAEAGLEPALTIAVNKETRIRAAEREGHGQPHGMAVTNRYGGEEVTHTLLAESRAEAQRWMEAFWQHFYDMSQWKQCCDELMRIEVPPPRRPPAMLPRQGSLYHEMAIDPADDIEAVTDILTRRAGGQAPGTPPWLSLFEGPPPRAPRSGRTGSPSPPPHRAWGRPRTLSLDAKLSTLKGRGARRAAPPRPSPPGSSSSSSGSSSPDTEHGPPAPHGPLQSRV; translated from the exons ATGTTCTGTCGCAACCAGCGGAGCCGGGTGACCGTGGCCCGTGGCTCGGCGCTGGAGATGGAGATCCGCCGCGGCCGCTGCCGGCTCAGCCTCCTGGCCGACTCCGCGCAG GACACGGAGATCCAGCGGAAGATGGAGCGGGAGCTGCGGCTGCGGGAGGGGGCCTGCAAGCTGCTGGCCGCGTGCAGCCGGCGGGAGCAGGCGCTCGAGGCCGCCAAGAGCCTCCTGGTCTGCAACAGCCGCGTCCTGGCCTACATGGCCGAGCTGCAGCGCAGGAAGGAGGCGCAGGTGCTGCGGCGGACGGCCAGGCG cccctcggATGCCGGACCCGCGGACGAGCGCTTGCCCTGCCGGGGCACCGTCTGCGTCTCAG ACCTGCGCATCCCGCTGATGTGGAAGGACACGGAGTACTTCAGGAACAAGGGAG AGCTGCACCGCTGCGCCgtcttctgcctgctgcagctcgGGGCGGAGATCCACGACACCCCCATGGTGCTGGTGGACCGGACCCTCACCGACATCTGCTTCGAGAGCGCCGTCCTCTT ctCCGAGGCCGGGCCCGACTTCGAGCTGAAGGTGGAGCTGTAcagcgcggggctggcggggggcgCGGCGCAGGGCAGCACCCCCAGGAAGCTGGCCACCCGCCTCAGCACCTCCCTGGGACGCTCCGCCGGCAAGCGGGTGCGCGCCGCCATGGACGggggccccggcagccccccgggtAACGGGGGCACCGGCCCCCTCCTGCTGCCGGCCCCCAGCGTGCC GGGCCCCAAGTTCCACCTGCTGGCGCACGCCGTCCTCTCCCTGGCCGAGGTGCAGGACGGCTTCCGCACCCACGACCTCGCCATCGCCAGCAACG AGGAGAGCTCCTTCTGGCTGCCCCTCTACGGCAGCATGTGCTGCCGGCTggctgcccagccccgctgcaTGGCCGCCCCGGCGACGAGCGGCTTCCTCCGGCTGCAG CCGGGGGCCGAggcgcggagcggggcccgTCTGTACTGCGTCCTGCGCGGCACCGACCTCCTCTGCTACCACGACCCCGGCGAGGCTGAAGCCGGGCTGGAGCCGGCCCTCACCATCGCCGTCAACAAG gagaccCGCATCCGGGCAGCGGAGCGGGAGGGGCACGGGCAGCCCCACGGCATGGCCGTCACCAACCGCTACGGCGGCGAGGAGGTGACCCACACGCTGCTGGCCGAGAGCCGGGCTGAGGCGCAGCGATGGATGGAGGCGTTCTGGCAGCACTTCTACGACATGA GCCAGTGGAAGCAGTGCTGTGACGAGCTGATGAGGATCGAggtgccgccgccgcgccggccgccCGCCATGCTGCCCCGGCAAGGCTCGCTCTACCACGAGATGG CTATTGATCCGGCCGATGACATCGAGGCGGTAACGGACATCCTGacgcggcgggcggggggccaggcgccggggacccccccgtgGCTCTCCCTCTTCGAgggtccccccccccgcgccccccgctCCGGCCGGacgggcagccccagcccccccccccaccgcgCCTGGGGCCGCCCCCGCACCCTCTCCCTCGACGCCAAGCTCAGCACCCTGAAGgggcggggggcccggcgggcagcccccccgcgcccctcgccccccggctccagctcctccagcagcggcagcagcagcccggACACGGAGCAcggcccccccgcgccccacgGCCCCCTCCAGTCCCGGGTCTGA
- the RTKN gene encoding rhotekin isoform X3 — MFCRNQRSRVTVARGSALEMEIRRGRCRLSLLADSAQDTEIQRKMERELRLREGACKLLAACSRREQALEAAKSLLVCNSRVLAYMAELQRRKEAQVLRRTARRPSDAGPADERLPCRGTVCVSDLRIPLMWKDTEYFRNKGELHRCAVFCLLQLGAEIHDTPMVLVDRTLTDICFESAVLFSEAGPDFELKVELYSAGLAGGAAQGSTPRKLATRLSTSLGRSAGKRVRAAMDGGPGSPPGNGGTGPLLLPAPSVPGPKFHLLAHAVLSLAEVQDGFRTHDLAIASNEESSFWLPLYGSMCCRLAAQPRCMAAPATSGFLRLQQPGAEARSGARLYCVLRGTDLLCYHDPGEAEAGLEPALTIAVNKETRIRAAEREGHGQPHGMAVTNRYGGEEVTHTLLAESRAEAQRWMEAFWQHFYDMSQWKQCCDELMRIEVPPPRRPPAMLPRQGSLYHEMALPGPAVPPSACEGLLLQDNAVSAEIRALLSSYYSDSY, encoded by the exons ATGTTCTGTCGCAACCAGCGGAGCCGGGTGACCGTGGCCCGTGGCTCGGCGCTGGAGATGGAGATCCGCCGCGGCCGCTGCCGGCTCAGCCTCCTGGCCGACTCCGCGCAG GACACGGAGATCCAGCGGAAGATGGAGCGGGAGCTGCGGCTGCGGGAGGGGGCCTGCAAGCTGCTGGCCGCGTGCAGCCGGCGGGAGCAGGCGCTCGAGGCCGCCAAGAGCCTCCTGGTCTGCAACAGCCGCGTCCTGGCCTACATGGCCGAGCTGCAGCGCAGGAAGGAGGCGCAGGTGCTGCGGCGGACGGCCAGGCG cccctcggATGCCGGACCCGCGGACGAGCGCTTGCCCTGCCGGGGCACCGTCTGCGTCTCAG ACCTGCGCATCCCGCTGATGTGGAAGGACACGGAGTACTTCAGGAACAAGGGAG AGCTGCACCGCTGCGCCgtcttctgcctgctgcagctcgGGGCGGAGATCCACGACACCCCCATGGTGCTGGTGGACCGGACCCTCACCGACATCTGCTTCGAGAGCGCCGTCCTCTT ctCCGAGGCCGGGCCCGACTTCGAGCTGAAGGTGGAGCTGTAcagcgcggggctggcggggggcgCGGCGCAGGGCAGCACCCCCAGGAAGCTGGCCACCCGCCTCAGCACCTCCCTGGGACGCTCCGCCGGCAAGCGGGTGCGCGCCGCCATGGACGggggccccggcagccccccgggtAACGGGGGCACCGGCCCCCTCCTGCTGCCGGCCCCCAGCGTGCC GGGCCCCAAGTTCCACCTGCTGGCGCACGCCGTCCTCTCCCTGGCCGAGGTGCAGGACGGCTTCCGCACCCACGACCTCGCCATCGCCAGCAACG AGGAGAGCTCCTTCTGGCTGCCCCTCTACGGCAGCATGTGCTGCCGGCTggctgcccagccccgctgcaTGGCCGCCCCGGCGACGAGCGGCTTCCTCCGGCTGCAG CAGCCGGGGGCCGAggcgcggagcggggcccgTCTGTACTGCGTCCTGCGCGGCACCGACCTCCTCTGCTACCACGACCCCGGCGAGGCTGAAGCCGGGCTGGAGCCGGCCCTCACCATCGCCGTCAACAAG gagaccCGCATCCGGGCAGCGGAGCGGGAGGGGCACGGGCAGCCCCACGGCATGGCCGTCACCAACCGCTACGGCGGCGAGGAGGTGACCCACACGCTGCTGGCCGAGAGCCGGGCTGAGGCGCAGCGATGGATGGAGGCGTTCTGGCAGCACTTCTACGACATGA GCCAGTGGAAGCAGTGCTGTGACGAGCTGATGAGGATCGAggtgccgccgccgcgccggccgccCGCCATGCTGCCCCGGCAAGGCTCGCTCTACCACGAGATGG ccctgcctggcccagCCGTGCCCCCCTCCGCCTGCGAagggctcctgctgcaggatAACGCCGTCTCGGCGGAGATCcgggctctgctctcctcctaTTACAGCGACAG CTATTGA
- the INO80B gene encoding INO80 complex subunit B: MSKAWRRGRMEGGEHGDEAEAGGGHGSHKKKHKKHKKKHKKKHHHEAAGPPPAPAPDLRKPQLKLKIKLGGQVLGTKSVPTFTVVPEGPRSPSPLMVVDEEEEATEGVPIEQYRAWLDEDSNLDPSPLPDLDSESCFPAREEEEEEEERWLDALEKGELDDNGELKKEVDESLLTARQKALLHKQQSQPLLELPMGYKAKELTEEMLVKREERARKRRLQAAKKAEENKNQTIERLTKTNKAKVKTLRERKAKQAPCPVVHYCNATDRITVSFPAGMALPLLPAPAPAVPPPVLCGVAGCSNHKRYSCSRTGVPLCSLACYRRNLQLQEAAA; encoded by the exons ATGAGCAAGGCCTGGCGGCGCGGCAGGATGGAGGGCGGCGAGCACG GGGACGAGGccgaggcgggcggcgggcacGGCTCCCACAAGAAGAAGCACAAGAAGCACAAGAAGAAGCACAAGAAGAAGCACCACCAcgaggcggcggggccgccccccgccccggcccccgacCTGCGCAAGCCGCAGCTGAAGCTCAAGATCAAGCTGGGGGGCCAGGTCCTGGGCACCAAGAG CGTGCCGACCTTCACGGTGGTCCCCGAGGGGCCGCGCTCGCCCTCCCCGCTGATGGTGGtggacgaggaggaggaggccacGGAGGGGGTGCCCATCGAGCAGTACCGGGCCTGGCTGG ACGAGGACAGCAACCTGGACCCCTCGCCCCTGCCGGACCTGGACTCGGAGAGCTGCTTTCCCGCccgtgaggaggaggaggaggaggaagagcgcTGGCTCGACGCCCTGGAGAAGGGCGAGCTGGACGACAACGGGGAGCTCAAGAAGGAGGTGGACGAGTCCCTGCTGACGGCCCGACAG AAAGCCCTCCTGCAcaagcagcagagccagccgctgctggagctgcccaTGGGCTACAAGGCGAAGGAGCTGACGGAGGAGATGCTGGTGAAGCGGGAGGAGCGGGCCCGCAAGCGGCGCCTGCAGGCGGCCAAGAAGGCGGAGGAGAACAAGAACCAGACCATCGAGCGCCTGACCAAGACCAACAAGGCCAAGGTGAAGACGCTGCGGGAGCGCAAGGCCAAGCAGGCCCCCTGCCCCGTCGTCCACTACTGCAACGCCACCGACCGCATCACCGTCTCCTTCCCGGCGGGCATGGCCCTGCCGCtgctgcccgccccggcccccgccgtgcccccgcCCGTCCTCTGCGGCGTCGCCGGCTGCTCCAACCACAAGCGCTACTCCTGCTCCCGCACCGGCGTGCCGCTCTGCAGCCTGGCCTGCTACAGGAGGaacctccagctgcaggaggccGCGGCCTAg